A stretch of Gadus chalcogrammus isolate NIFS_2021 chromosome 9, NIFS_Gcha_1.0, whole genome shotgun sequence DNA encodes these proteins:
- the LOC130389815 gene encoding interleukin-17C-like isoform X2 has translation MFGLCVMQVLFLGVLFVTVRTTSLPCHEEGHLKEKALRRHKIQPSEHTERVQEETPVKCPVELYTGFGKSLKDRSISPWRIVYETEEGRFPETIAVAQCLCEGCILMNIDDKKPWEDNTYGSVTVKQSKRFLRKELCEDGERYRLIPYSKDVAVGCTCSTSRI, from the exons ATGTTTGGCCTTTGCGTAATGCAG GTTTTGTTTTTGGGCGTTTTATTTGTGACTGTAAGAACGACCTCGTTACCATGCCACGAAGAAGGACACCTGAAAGAAAAAGCTCTGAGAAGGCACAAAATCCAGCCTAGTGAGCATACAGAGAGAGTACAAGAGGAGACCCCAGTGAAATGCCCGGTCGAACTTTACACTGGTTTTGGCAAATCTCTGAAGGACCGCTCCATCTCCCCCTGGCGAATCGT GTATGAAACAGAAGAGGGCCGATTCCCGGAGACGATTGCTGTAGCTCAGTGCCTGTGCGAGGGCTGTATCTTGATGAACATCGACGATAAGAAGCCATGGGAGGATAACACCTATGGCTCAGTAACGGTCAAGCAGAGCAAGCGGTTCTTGAGGAAGGAGCTGTGCGAGGATGGCGAAAGATACCGGCTGATACCGTACTCCAAAGACGTGGCCGTAGGATGCACTTGCAGCACCAGTcggatataa
- the tango6 gene encoding transport and Golgi organization protein 6 homolog isoform X2, which yields MTSAIISALNVLTKPLGEAHVRETQSSQRDAILGALRTNRVLLLEQLQSDKSLKEAWALREAERTAAAWFCSEAEEDVPWAFAQECFLLLLTLARHLSTQMALFERNPPAANRHTPEAAPALPPDVLSVSQQKTLGAALQFTVSLGLCAHLVPGVGLALERRSAFGPLLAGLVRRDGAAPSAPPAARRLLTATTVLLRLSELPSLATLVYTRHLGDLMAALCQLGHQPQCSQGDKDLNLEERTACRAALKSILGTVYQPIVIKELLILQGGPKQVSSTAGANGAPSRPATVATPAWLRRLCGQLLSDRLMQPHGVHAVARAILEGGTGGDSDWRRCDGVARILVACPQQCVSADLYYRQVCPQIIELLHFKDKLTARQFQRVATRAALTIVEEKPQFGQQYLLEPLLGPLKRCCSMATGEASVEEWELSRCVDDVYKIWVIGNSASVPVLTALEPVLSVVFSLFCFTKQNVSHLRAPCQEILLWYLGHAEQAQVFPVLRGLCSLDGQEGGGASGLHFTPGSDGGAQLAPRGTDRPSDEDEALYERVSGEQRRVECLVLLLAELKDSDLPGDFFLELLQELTLWAAEEDEEEQEVDLGAMSLLEAEEHRSGRAAAGGRRLALLQALAALCEGLPHATLLRKTTQVVGFVVSLLQRACAGLSGPTTEQPVESETLSMAMGLVATLLSEPQKLGAEDYACMARLLPPLHEVSLQHPEPLIQGLAGDLRAVIATHGACRPEGLPAGAGPERNDATRDGNAPPPPGDRSRPPATATRPAAETTTLHTNPLPPPGPIGGPQAHVGPLKSVDARTASPTAATRPCRPGPLPEPPRSFSDWLLEACDPDVPTRAVALRRLTRMVTERHPAALQAEERVLVLFLENLEHDDTFVYLSAIQGLAALADSFPERILERLLGEFRGPSRPDREHALETRLKVGEVLMRASRAMGDLAPHLGRPLMVAFLQGTRDQDPTVRASSLSNLGELSHRLDYALGPLALELSSCLSALIKTEKEAEVRRAAVHVITLLLRGLSEKTTQVLGDVLLDLYRSLKWAVRSDPDQVTVLHAQLALEELDDVMKRYIFPKQKLEKKIVVLP from the exons ATGACTTCAGCAATCATCTCAGCGTTAAATGTGTTGACAAAACCACTCGGTG AGGCCCATGTGAGAGAAACTCAGTCATCCCAGCGTGACGCTATCTTGGGGGCATTGCGGACAAACAGAGTTCTGCTACTGGAGCAGCTGCAGAGCGACAAGAGCCTTAAGGAGGCATGGGCGTTGCGGGAGGCGGAGAGGACGGCGGCGGCCTGGTTCTGTAGCGAAGCAGAGGAGGATGTACCCTGGGCCTTTGCTCAGGAGTGTTTCCTCCTGTTGCTCACCCTCGCCCGCCACCTCTCCACCCAGATGGCGCTCTTCGAGCGCAATCCGCCGGCGGCCAATCGGCACACCCCCGAGGCTGCCCCGGCCCTGCCGCCGGACGTGCTGAGCGTGAGCCAGCAGAAGACACTGGGCGCCGCCCTCCAGTTCACCGTCTCCCTCGGGCTCTGTGCTCACCTGGTGCCCGGGGTGGGCTTGGCCCTGGAGCGCCGCTCCGCGTTCGGCCCGCTGCTGGCGGGGTTGGTGCGACGCGACGGTGCCGCGCCCTCGGCGCCCCCCGCCGCGCGCCGGCTGCTGACCGCCACCACGGTGCTGCTGCGACTGAGCGAGCTGCCGTCTCTGGCCACGCTGGTGTACACCCGTCACCTGGGCGACCTCATGGCTGCTCTGTGCCAGCTGGGTCATCAGCCGCAGTGCTCCCAGGGAGACAAG GATTTGAATTTGGAAGAACGCACAGCTTGCAGGGCGGCCCTGAAAAGCATTCTGGGTACAGTCTATCAGCCCATCGTAATCAAGGAGCTACTGATACTCCAAGGTGGACCCAAACAG GTCTCCTCAACAGCAGGGGCCAATGGGGCCCCCAGCAGGCCGGCAACAGTAGCAACTCCTGCCTGGCTCCGGCGCCTGTGTGGCCAGCTGCTGTCTGACAGGCTGATGCAGCCTCACGGGGTCCACGCCGTAGCCAGGGCCATCCTTGAGGGAGGCACAG GGGGTGACTCCGACTGGAGGAGGTGTGACGGTGTTGCTAGGATACTGGTGGCCTGTCCTCAGCAGTGTGTCTCAGCAGACCTCTACTACAGACAGGTCTGCCCTCAG ATTATAGAACTGCTGCACTTCAAAGACAAACTGACCGCCAGGCAATTCCAGCGCGTTGCCACCAGGGCGGCACTCACCATAGTGGAGGAGAAACCACAGTTTGGACAGCAGTACCTCCTGGAACCTCTCCTTGGCCCGCTGAAGCGCTGCTgctccatggcaaccg GCGAGGCCTCTGTGGAGGAGTGGGAGCTGAGCCGCTGTGTGGACGATGTTTACAAG ATCTGGGTGATAGGGAACAGTGCGTCGGTCCCCGTGCTGACGGCGCTGGAGCCGGTGCTGTCTGTCGTGTTCAGCCTGTTCTGTTTCACCAAGCAGAACGTCTCCCACCTGCG CGCCCCGTGCCAGGAGATCTTGCTGTGGTACCTGGGCCACGCCGAGCAGGCCCAGGTCTTCCCCGTGCTGCGGGGGCTCTGTAGCCTGGACGggcaggagggcgggggggcgtCTGGGCTGCACTTCACCCCGGGCAGCGACGGAGGGGCTCAGCTGGCTCCCAGAGGGACCGACAG gcCCAGTGACGAGGACGAGGCGCTGTATGAGCGCGTCTCCGGGGAGCAGCGGAGGGTGGAGtgtctggtgctgctgctggctgagcTCAAGGACAGCGACCTGCCGGGAGACTTCTtcctggagctgctgcag GAGCTGACTCTGTGGGCCgcagaggaagacgaggaggagcaggaagtggaCCTAGGCGCCATGAGTCtgctggaggcggaggagcaCCGGTCGGGCCGGGCCGCGGCCGGCGGTCGGAGGTTGGCCCTCCTGCAGGCCCTGGCGGCGCTGTGCGAGGGTCTGCCCCACGCCACGCTGCTCAGGAAGACCACCCAG GTGGTGGGGTTTGTGGTGTCCCTGCTCCAGAGGGCCTGTGCGGGCCTGTCCGGTCCTACCACTGAGCAGCCAGTGGAGAGCGAGACTCTCAGCATGGCCATGGGCCTGGTGGCCACCCTGCTGTCTGAACCGCAG AAGCTCGGGGCGGAGGACTACGCCTGCATGGCCCGCCTGCTGCCGCCCCTGCACGAGGTTTCCCTGCAGCACCCGGAGCCGCTGATCCAGGGGCTGGCGGGAGACCTGCGGGCCGTCATCGCCACCCACGGCGCCTGCCGGCCCGAGGGCCTGCCGGCCGGCGCCGGCCCCGAGAGGAACGACGCGACGCGAGACGGGAacgccccgcctccccccggAGACCGCTCCCGCCCGCCCGCGACCGCCACGAGACCTGCCGCGGAGACGACCACCCTGCACACCAATCCACTGCCGCCACCGGGGCCCATCGGGGGGCCTCAGGCCCACGTCGGCCCGCTGAAAAGCGTTGACGCCCGAACCGCGTCGCCCACCGCCGCCACAAGGCCCTGCCGCCCAGGGCCGCTGCCGGAGCCCCCCCGATCCTTCTCGGACTGGCTGCTGGAGGCGTGCGACCCGGACGTGCCGACGCGAGCGGTGGCCCTGAGGCGGCTGACGCGCATGGTGACGGAGAGGCACCCCGCGGCGCTCCAGGCCGAGGAACGGGTCCTCGTG CTCTTCTTGGAGAACCTGGAACATGATGACACATTTGTGTACCTGTCAGCCATTCAAG GCCTGGCAGCGCTGGCTGACTCCTTCCCCGAGAGGATCCTGGAGAGGCTGCTGGGCGAGTTCAGGGGGCCCTCCCGCCCCGACCGGGAGCACGCGCTGGAGACGCGCCTCAAGGTCGGAGAGGTGCTGATGAGGGCCAGCCGGGCCATGG GTGATCTGGCGCCCCACCTGGGACGGCCCCTCATGGTGGCCTTCCTGCAGGGCACGCGGGACCAGGACCCCACGGTGAGGGCCAGCTCCCTGTCCAACCTGGGGGAGCTGAGCCACAGGCTGGACTACGCGCTGGGTCCCCTGGCTCTGGAG ctGAGCTCTTGTTTGTCAGCGCTTATCAAGACGGAGAAGGAGGCTGAGGTGAGGAGGGCGGCGGTCCATGtcatcaccctcctcctccgtggcctCAGTGAGAAGACCACCCAG GTTCTCGGGGATGTTCTCCTGGATCTGTACCGCTCGCTCAAGTGGGCGGTGCGCTCGGACCCGGATCAGGTCACCGTGCTCCACGCCCAGCTGGCGTTGGAGGAGCTGGATGATGTCATGAAGCGCTACATTTTTCCTAAACAGAAGCTGGAAAAAAAGATTGTGGTCCTTCCATGA
- the tango6 gene encoding transport and Golgi organization protein 6 homolog isoform X1 has protein sequence MTSAIISALNVLTKPLGAEAHVRETQSSQRDAILGALRTNRVLLLEQLQSDKSLKEAWALREAERTAAAWFCSEAEEDVPWAFAQECFLLLLTLARHLSTQMALFERNPPAANRHTPEAAPALPPDVLSVSQQKTLGAALQFTVSLGLCAHLVPGVGLALERRSAFGPLLAGLVRRDGAAPSAPPAARRLLTATTVLLRLSELPSLATLVYTRHLGDLMAALCQLGHQPQCSQGDKDLNLEERTACRAALKSILGTVYQPIVIKELLILQGGPKQVSSTAGANGAPSRPATVATPAWLRRLCGQLLSDRLMQPHGVHAVARAILEGGTGGDSDWRRCDGVARILVACPQQCVSADLYYRQVCPQIIELLHFKDKLTARQFQRVATRAALTIVEEKPQFGQQYLLEPLLGPLKRCCSMATGEASVEEWELSRCVDDVYKIWVIGNSASVPVLTALEPVLSVVFSLFCFTKQNVSHLRAPCQEILLWYLGHAEQAQVFPVLRGLCSLDGQEGGGASGLHFTPGSDGGAQLAPRGTDRPSDEDEALYERVSGEQRRVECLVLLLAELKDSDLPGDFFLELLQELTLWAAEEDEEEQEVDLGAMSLLEAEEHRSGRAAAGGRRLALLQALAALCEGLPHATLLRKTTQVVGFVVSLLQRACAGLSGPTTEQPVESETLSMAMGLVATLLSEPQKLGAEDYACMARLLPPLHEVSLQHPEPLIQGLAGDLRAVIATHGACRPEGLPAGAGPERNDATRDGNAPPPPGDRSRPPATATRPAAETTTLHTNPLPPPGPIGGPQAHVGPLKSVDARTASPTAATRPCRPGPLPEPPRSFSDWLLEACDPDVPTRAVALRRLTRMVTERHPAALQAEERVLVLFLENLEHDDTFVYLSAIQGLAALADSFPERILERLLGEFRGPSRPDREHALETRLKVGEVLMRASRAMGDLAPHLGRPLMVAFLQGTRDQDPTVRASSLSNLGELSHRLDYALGPLALELSSCLSALIKTEKEAEVRRAAVHVITLLLRGLSEKTTQVLGDVLLDLYRSLKWAVRSDPDQVTVLHAQLALEELDDVMKRYIFPKQKLEKKIVVLP, from the exons ATGACTTCAGCAATCATCTCAGCGTTAAATGTGTTGACAAAACCACTCGGTG CAGAGGCCCATGTGAGAGAAACTCAGTCATCCCAGCGTGACGCTATCTTGGGGGCATTGCGGACAAACAGAGTTCTGCTACTGGAGCAGCTGCAGAGCGACAAGAGCCTTAAGGAGGCATGGGCGTTGCGGGAGGCGGAGAGGACGGCGGCGGCCTGGTTCTGTAGCGAAGCAGAGGAGGATGTACCCTGGGCCTTTGCTCAGGAGTGTTTCCTCCTGTTGCTCACCCTCGCCCGCCACCTCTCCACCCAGATGGCGCTCTTCGAGCGCAATCCGCCGGCGGCCAATCGGCACACCCCCGAGGCTGCCCCGGCCCTGCCGCCGGACGTGCTGAGCGTGAGCCAGCAGAAGACACTGGGCGCCGCCCTCCAGTTCACCGTCTCCCTCGGGCTCTGTGCTCACCTGGTGCCCGGGGTGGGCTTGGCCCTGGAGCGCCGCTCCGCGTTCGGCCCGCTGCTGGCGGGGTTGGTGCGACGCGACGGTGCCGCGCCCTCGGCGCCCCCCGCCGCGCGCCGGCTGCTGACCGCCACCACGGTGCTGCTGCGACTGAGCGAGCTGCCGTCTCTGGCCACGCTGGTGTACACCCGTCACCTGGGCGACCTCATGGCTGCTCTGTGCCAGCTGGGTCATCAGCCGCAGTGCTCCCAGGGAGACAAG GATTTGAATTTGGAAGAACGCACAGCTTGCAGGGCGGCCCTGAAAAGCATTCTGGGTACAGTCTATCAGCCCATCGTAATCAAGGAGCTACTGATACTCCAAGGTGGACCCAAACAG GTCTCCTCAACAGCAGGGGCCAATGGGGCCCCCAGCAGGCCGGCAACAGTAGCAACTCCTGCCTGGCTCCGGCGCCTGTGTGGCCAGCTGCTGTCTGACAGGCTGATGCAGCCTCACGGGGTCCACGCCGTAGCCAGGGCCATCCTTGAGGGAGGCACAG GGGGTGACTCCGACTGGAGGAGGTGTGACGGTGTTGCTAGGATACTGGTGGCCTGTCCTCAGCAGTGTGTCTCAGCAGACCTCTACTACAGACAGGTCTGCCCTCAG ATTATAGAACTGCTGCACTTCAAAGACAAACTGACCGCCAGGCAATTCCAGCGCGTTGCCACCAGGGCGGCACTCACCATAGTGGAGGAGAAACCACAGTTTGGACAGCAGTACCTCCTGGAACCTCTCCTTGGCCCGCTGAAGCGCTGCTgctccatggcaaccg GCGAGGCCTCTGTGGAGGAGTGGGAGCTGAGCCGCTGTGTGGACGATGTTTACAAG ATCTGGGTGATAGGGAACAGTGCGTCGGTCCCCGTGCTGACGGCGCTGGAGCCGGTGCTGTCTGTCGTGTTCAGCCTGTTCTGTTTCACCAAGCAGAACGTCTCCCACCTGCG CGCCCCGTGCCAGGAGATCTTGCTGTGGTACCTGGGCCACGCCGAGCAGGCCCAGGTCTTCCCCGTGCTGCGGGGGCTCTGTAGCCTGGACGggcaggagggcgggggggcgtCTGGGCTGCACTTCACCCCGGGCAGCGACGGAGGGGCTCAGCTGGCTCCCAGAGGGACCGACAG gcCCAGTGACGAGGACGAGGCGCTGTATGAGCGCGTCTCCGGGGAGCAGCGGAGGGTGGAGtgtctggtgctgctgctggctgagcTCAAGGACAGCGACCTGCCGGGAGACTTCTtcctggagctgctgcag GAGCTGACTCTGTGGGCCgcagaggaagacgaggaggagcaggaagtggaCCTAGGCGCCATGAGTCtgctggaggcggaggagcaCCGGTCGGGCCGGGCCGCGGCCGGCGGTCGGAGGTTGGCCCTCCTGCAGGCCCTGGCGGCGCTGTGCGAGGGTCTGCCCCACGCCACGCTGCTCAGGAAGACCACCCAG GTGGTGGGGTTTGTGGTGTCCCTGCTCCAGAGGGCCTGTGCGGGCCTGTCCGGTCCTACCACTGAGCAGCCAGTGGAGAGCGAGACTCTCAGCATGGCCATGGGCCTGGTGGCCACCCTGCTGTCTGAACCGCAG AAGCTCGGGGCGGAGGACTACGCCTGCATGGCCCGCCTGCTGCCGCCCCTGCACGAGGTTTCCCTGCAGCACCCGGAGCCGCTGATCCAGGGGCTGGCGGGAGACCTGCGGGCCGTCATCGCCACCCACGGCGCCTGCCGGCCCGAGGGCCTGCCGGCCGGCGCCGGCCCCGAGAGGAACGACGCGACGCGAGACGGGAacgccccgcctccccccggAGACCGCTCCCGCCCGCCCGCGACCGCCACGAGACCTGCCGCGGAGACGACCACCCTGCACACCAATCCACTGCCGCCACCGGGGCCCATCGGGGGGCCTCAGGCCCACGTCGGCCCGCTGAAAAGCGTTGACGCCCGAACCGCGTCGCCCACCGCCGCCACAAGGCCCTGCCGCCCAGGGCCGCTGCCGGAGCCCCCCCGATCCTTCTCGGACTGGCTGCTGGAGGCGTGCGACCCGGACGTGCCGACGCGAGCGGTGGCCCTGAGGCGGCTGACGCGCATGGTGACGGAGAGGCACCCCGCGGCGCTCCAGGCCGAGGAACGGGTCCTCGTG CTCTTCTTGGAGAACCTGGAACATGATGACACATTTGTGTACCTGTCAGCCATTCAAG GCCTGGCAGCGCTGGCTGACTCCTTCCCCGAGAGGATCCTGGAGAGGCTGCTGGGCGAGTTCAGGGGGCCCTCCCGCCCCGACCGGGAGCACGCGCTGGAGACGCGCCTCAAGGTCGGAGAGGTGCTGATGAGGGCCAGCCGGGCCATGG GTGATCTGGCGCCCCACCTGGGACGGCCCCTCATGGTGGCCTTCCTGCAGGGCACGCGGGACCAGGACCCCACGGTGAGGGCCAGCTCCCTGTCCAACCTGGGGGAGCTGAGCCACAGGCTGGACTACGCGCTGGGTCCCCTGGCTCTGGAG ctGAGCTCTTGTTTGTCAGCGCTTATCAAGACGGAGAAGGAGGCTGAGGTGAGGAGGGCGGCGGTCCATGtcatcaccctcctcctccgtggcctCAGTGAGAAGACCACCCAG GTTCTCGGGGATGTTCTCCTGGATCTGTACCGCTCGCTCAAGTGGGCGGTGCGCTCGGACCCGGATCAGGTCACCGTGCTCCACGCCCAGCTGGCGTTGGAGGAGCTGGATGATGTCATGAAGCGCTACATTTTTCCTAAACAGAAGCTGGAAAAAAAGATTGTGGTCCTTCCATGA
- the has3 gene encoding hyaluronan synthase 3 isoform X1 → MKKMPSRCRNTLNIVVTTLFAAVVLFAILLAYVTGYQFIHTEQHHLSFGLYGAFLSLHLFLQSLFAYLEHRRMRSPARPQHLRRTVALCIAAYQEDPDYLRKCLRSVRRISFPGLKVVLVVDGNRPEDRYMMDIFQEVMGGVDQAGSMVWKGNYHSDGSGGGVRGGARSAVHMEEAVRVARLARGCRYSCVMQEWGGKREVMYTAFKALGDSVDYVQVCDSDTVLDPACTIEMLKIMEEDPMVGGVGGDVQILNKYDSWISFLSSVRYWMAFNIERACQSYFGCVQCISGPLGMYRNSLLQRFLEPWYHQTFLGSKCSFGDDRHLTNRVLSFGYKTKYTARSQCQTETPTQYLRWLNQQTRWSKSYFREWLYNALWFHKHSLWMTYESVVTGFFPFFLVATVIHLFYRGRLWNILLFLLTVQLVGMVKATYACFLRGSLVMIFMSLYSLLYMSSLLPSKIFALLTINKAGWGTSGRRKIVVNFIGAVPVTVWATVLLGGVGYTIYCETQEPFSDYEKVLLIAGLILYACYWVVLLVLYLAIVAKRCNKREEQYHLPYAEA, encoded by the exons ATGAAGAAG ATGCCCTCCCGATGCAGGAATACGTTGAACATCGTTGTCACCACCCTCTTCGCTGCGGTGGTGCTCTTCGCCATCCTGCTGGCCTATGTCACCG GCTACCAGTTCATCCACACCGAGCAGCATCACCTGTCCTTCGGCCTGTACGGTGCGTTTCTCTCCCTGCACCTCTTCCTCCAGAGTCTCTTCGCCTACCTGGAGCACCGGCGCATGCGGAGCCCCGCGCGGCCGCAGCACCTGCGACGCACCGTGGCGCTCTGCATCGCTGCCTACCAGGAGGACCCCGACTACCTGCGCAAGTGCCTGCGCAGCGTCCGCCGCATCTCCTTCCCCGgcctgaaggtggtgctggtggtggacggAAACCGCCCAGAGGACCGCTACATGATGGACATCTTCCAGGAGGTGATGGGCGGTGTCGACCAGGCCGGCAGCATGGTGTGGAAGGGCAACTACCACAGCGATGGCAGCGGGGGTGGCGTGAGGGGCGGGGCCCGCAGCGCCGTGCACATGGAGGAGGCGGTGCGCGTGGCGCGGCTGGCGCGAGGCTGCCGCTACTCTTGCGTCATGCAGGAGTGGGGCGGGAAGAGGGAGGTGATGTACACGGCTTTCAAGGCGCTGGGGGACAGCGTTGACTATGTGCAG GTGTGTGACTCGGACACTGTTCTGGACCCAGCCTGCACCATAGAAATGCTGAAGATCATGGAAGAGGACCCGATGGTGGGAGGCGTGGGTGGAGACGTACAG ATTCTCAACAAGTATGACTCGTGGATCTCCTTCTTGAGCAGCGTGCGATACTGGATGGCCTTCAACATCGAGCGGGCCTGCCAGTCCTACTTTGGCTGCGTCCAGTGCATCAGTGGCCCGCTGGGAATGTACCGGAACTCCCTGCTCCAGCGCTTCTTGGAGCCCTGGTACCACCAGACTTTCCTGGGCTCCAAGTGCAGCTTTGGCGACGACCGCCACCTCACCAACCGCGTGCTGAGCTTCGGCTACAAGACAAAGTACACGGCGCGCTCGCAGTGCCAGACCGAGACGCCCACGCAATACCTGCGCTGGCTCAACCAGCAGACGCGATGGAGCAAGTCCTACTTCCGCGAGTGGCTCTACAACGCCCTTTGGTTCCACAAGCACAGCCTCTGGATGACCTACGAGTCTGTGGTCACCGGCTTCTTCCCCTTTTTCCTGGTGGCCACCGTGATCCACCTGTTCTACCGCGGGCGGCTATGGAACATCCTGCTGTTCCTGCTGACGGTGCAGTTGGTGGGCATGGTGAAGGCCACCTACGCCTGCTTCCTGCGGGGAAGCCTAGTCATGATCTTCATGTCGCTCTACTCGCTGCTCTACATGTCCAGCCTGCTCCCCTCCAAGATCTTCGCCCTGCTCACCATCAACAAGGCCGGGTGGGGGACGTCGGGCCGCAGGAAGATCGTGGTGAACTTCATCGGCGCCGTGCCCGTGACGGTGTGGGCCACGGTGCTGCTCGGCGGCGTGGGCTACACCATCTACTGCGAGACACAGGAGCCCTTCAGCGACTACGAGAAGGTGCTGCTGATCGCTGGGCTGATCCTGTACGCGTGCTACTGGGTCGTACTGCTGGTGCTCTACCTGGCCATCGTGGCCAAGCGCTGCAACAAGCGGGAGGAACAGTACCACCTGCCGTACGCCGAGGCGTAG
- the LOC130389815 gene encoding interleukin-17C-like isoform X1: MFSHSAYSVFTCSFPSQVLFLGVLFVTVRTTSLPCHEEGHLKEKALRRHKIQPSEHTERVQEETPVKCPVELYTGFGKSLKDRSISPWRIVYETEEGRFPETIAVAQCLCEGCILMNIDDKKPWEDNTYGSVTVKQSKRFLRKELCEDGERYRLIPYSKDVAVGCTCSTSRI, encoded by the exons ATGTTTTCACACAGTGCATACTCTGTATTTACATGTTCCTTCCCTTCACAGGTTTTGTTTTTGGGCGTTTTATTTGTGACTGTAAGAACGACCTCGTTACCATGCCACGAAGAAGGACACCTGAAAGAAAAAGCTCTGAGAAGGCACAAAATCCAGCCTAGTGAGCATACAGAGAGAGTACAAGAGGAGACCCCAGTGAAATGCCCGGTCGAACTTTACACTGGTTTTGGCAAATCTCTGAAGGACCGCTCCATCTCCCCCTGGCGAATCGT GTATGAAACAGAAGAGGGCCGATTCCCGGAGACGATTGCTGTAGCTCAGTGCCTGTGCGAGGGCTGTATCTTGATGAACATCGACGATAAGAAGCCATGGGAGGATAACACCTATGGCTCAGTAACGGTCAAGCAGAGCAAGCGGTTCTTGAGGAAGGAGCTGTGCGAGGATGGCGAAAGATACCGGCTGATACCGTACTCCAAAGACGTGGCCGTAGGATGCACTTGCAGCACCAGTcggatataa
- the has3 gene encoding hyaluronan synthase 3 isoform X2, producing MPSRCRNTLNIVVTTLFAAVVLFAILLAYVTGYQFIHTEQHHLSFGLYGAFLSLHLFLQSLFAYLEHRRMRSPARPQHLRRTVALCIAAYQEDPDYLRKCLRSVRRISFPGLKVVLVVDGNRPEDRYMMDIFQEVMGGVDQAGSMVWKGNYHSDGSGGGVRGGARSAVHMEEAVRVARLARGCRYSCVMQEWGGKREVMYTAFKALGDSVDYVQVCDSDTVLDPACTIEMLKIMEEDPMVGGVGGDVQILNKYDSWISFLSSVRYWMAFNIERACQSYFGCVQCISGPLGMYRNSLLQRFLEPWYHQTFLGSKCSFGDDRHLTNRVLSFGYKTKYTARSQCQTETPTQYLRWLNQQTRWSKSYFREWLYNALWFHKHSLWMTYESVVTGFFPFFLVATVIHLFYRGRLWNILLFLLTVQLVGMVKATYACFLRGSLVMIFMSLYSLLYMSSLLPSKIFALLTINKAGWGTSGRRKIVVNFIGAVPVTVWATVLLGGVGYTIYCETQEPFSDYEKVLLIAGLILYACYWVVLLVLYLAIVAKRCNKREEQYHLPYAEA from the exons ATGCCCTCCCGATGCAGGAATACGTTGAACATCGTTGTCACCACCCTCTTCGCTGCGGTGGTGCTCTTCGCCATCCTGCTGGCCTATGTCACCG GCTACCAGTTCATCCACACCGAGCAGCATCACCTGTCCTTCGGCCTGTACGGTGCGTTTCTCTCCCTGCACCTCTTCCTCCAGAGTCTCTTCGCCTACCTGGAGCACCGGCGCATGCGGAGCCCCGCGCGGCCGCAGCACCTGCGACGCACCGTGGCGCTCTGCATCGCTGCCTACCAGGAGGACCCCGACTACCTGCGCAAGTGCCTGCGCAGCGTCCGCCGCATCTCCTTCCCCGgcctgaaggtggtgctggtggtggacggAAACCGCCCAGAGGACCGCTACATGATGGACATCTTCCAGGAGGTGATGGGCGGTGTCGACCAGGCCGGCAGCATGGTGTGGAAGGGCAACTACCACAGCGATGGCAGCGGGGGTGGCGTGAGGGGCGGGGCCCGCAGCGCCGTGCACATGGAGGAGGCGGTGCGCGTGGCGCGGCTGGCGCGAGGCTGCCGCTACTCTTGCGTCATGCAGGAGTGGGGCGGGAAGAGGGAGGTGATGTACACGGCTTTCAAGGCGCTGGGGGACAGCGTTGACTATGTGCAG GTGTGTGACTCGGACACTGTTCTGGACCCAGCCTGCACCATAGAAATGCTGAAGATCATGGAAGAGGACCCGATGGTGGGAGGCGTGGGTGGAGACGTACAG ATTCTCAACAAGTATGACTCGTGGATCTCCTTCTTGAGCAGCGTGCGATACTGGATGGCCTTCAACATCGAGCGGGCCTGCCAGTCCTACTTTGGCTGCGTCCAGTGCATCAGTGGCCCGCTGGGAATGTACCGGAACTCCCTGCTCCAGCGCTTCTTGGAGCCCTGGTACCACCAGACTTTCCTGGGCTCCAAGTGCAGCTTTGGCGACGACCGCCACCTCACCAACCGCGTGCTGAGCTTCGGCTACAAGACAAAGTACACGGCGCGCTCGCAGTGCCAGACCGAGACGCCCACGCAATACCTGCGCTGGCTCAACCAGCAGACGCGATGGAGCAAGTCCTACTTCCGCGAGTGGCTCTACAACGCCCTTTGGTTCCACAAGCACAGCCTCTGGATGACCTACGAGTCTGTGGTCACCGGCTTCTTCCCCTTTTTCCTGGTGGCCACCGTGATCCACCTGTTCTACCGCGGGCGGCTATGGAACATCCTGCTGTTCCTGCTGACGGTGCAGTTGGTGGGCATGGTGAAGGCCACCTACGCCTGCTTCCTGCGGGGAAGCCTAGTCATGATCTTCATGTCGCTCTACTCGCTGCTCTACATGTCCAGCCTGCTCCCCTCCAAGATCTTCGCCCTGCTCACCATCAACAAGGCCGGGTGGGGGACGTCGGGCCGCAGGAAGATCGTGGTGAACTTCATCGGCGCCGTGCCCGTGACGGTGTGGGCCACGGTGCTGCTCGGCGGCGTGGGCTACACCATCTACTGCGAGACACAGGAGCCCTTCAGCGACTACGAGAAGGTGCTGCTGATCGCTGGGCTGATCCTGTACGCGTGCTACTGGGTCGTACTGCTGGTGCTCTACCTGGCCATCGTGGCCAAGCGCTGCAACAAGCGGGAGGAACAGTACCACCTGCCGTACGCCGAGGCGTAG